The sequence CCACTAAACATCCTCTCAAATTCAAGATGAAAACAAAgcttattgatttttttttcctccctcttcttttttttccctttcctcttgtTCTCTACTGCAGCCTTTGGTGTTCTGCTGTGGGAAATTGCAACCTATGGTATGTCCCCTTACCCTGGGATTGACCTGTCTCAAGTCTATGAGCTGTTGGAGAAGGACTATCGTATGGAGCGTCCTGAAGGCTGTCCTGAGAAAGTTTATGAGCTCATGAGAGCATGTAAGTGTTTCTTAGCCCTGCACGTGCTGCTTTTTAGCTCTGCAAGGGTGCAATAAAAGTGCAGGGGTCTGGCTATGTACCACAAGGCATGAGAATCCCCTGCCAATATCAGGGAAGGTGCAGTGCTGTGTGGAAGTGTTTGGTTAAAACTGCTTTCTCTAGAGGATGAATATGTTATGAAACCAGCTGTTCATCTCTACTGGGAGCCCACAGGCCCAGAGAGGAGATTTGTTGATGATCTCAATGCTTCCTTTGTCTCCTTTTTCCTGACAACTTAAAGAAAAGTTTGTGCTCCAAGGATGAAGCAGGAGCTTCATTTGGCTTCTTGCAGGACTGACTGTGCCTCTTCACTGTGGCCTTTTGGTCTGTGACTCAGTGCCCTGCACTCTTCCCCAGCAGTGCTCAGCACCTACTGTCACACACTGACACCAAAACCTGATTTAGGGAGTGCTGGGTGTCTGCAGCCGTCACTGAGCCAAAGTGGTTGCAGACACTCAGCACCCTGTAAATCACATTTCCACGTCAGTATTTTATCTCAGTGTATTGGAAGGGAACTGTGATTTCTGGCTCCTCCTGGTGCAGGGTACTGAGTGAGtgtctgctgctggagggaagaTTTGAGTGGTGGTGTGCTTTTTTTCAGGCTGGCAGTGGAGTCCTTCTGATAGACCATCCTTTGCTGAGATCCATCAGGCCTTTGAAACGATGTTTCAGGAATCCAGCATATCTGATGGTAGGTCAGGGTCCCTGTTGGACCAGCAATTCCAGGGGTGAGGTCAGGGCTGACTGCATCCTTAACTCTGCTGTTACTCATAGACTGCTTTGCAATGAAACTCAGTCCTGTCTTATACTACCTGGTGTAAATGATGTAGAAAGCAGCTATTTTTTTACATGTGGGTATTTTTTTCTGGGCAAACATCTCATTTTAGAGAGGTGTTTGCCCATTTCAAATGGCCGAACAACCCCAAGGAACCCCTGTTTTGTGTTGTTCGCTTTTCCTTTGTGCTgctaattccaaacagatcactAATTTTTTATCTTCAGTTGATTGCAGtgattgtttttcttctgtgcatTGCAGAGGTGGAGAAGGAGTTGGGAAAGAAGGGCATGAGGAGTGTAGTGAGCAATTTCCTGCAAGCCCCAGAGTTGCCAACCAAAACGCGAACATCGAGGAGAGCTGCCGAAAGCAAAGATGCCAACGAGGGCTTGGAGACTGCACATGCTCGAGGCCAGGGGGAGTGTGGTAGGTTTTAATTAAAGTCATTATTCCTTCAGGAAATACAGgggaaacaaaatgcacatCTAGCTCCAGGCCCTCACGTAGGCAAAGCTGTGCCTAATCACAGGTGCCATCTCTCTGTACCAGCGCGGTGTTTCTGGGTGACAGGCTGCTGAGTTTGCTGTCCTGGGTCCAGAACTCCTTTTATTAGTTTTTGCAAAGGTGGATTGTTAATTCTGGAGCCAGATACACGCAGCAGCTGGGAGTGTGAATCCTTAACTGGCTGAGGGACTGGTGATCTCCCTGCTGTTGCATAGAGAAGCCCTTGGAGTTCTTTTAACTTAACGGCTGTTGCCTGCAGCTCCCTAAAGACCAGAGCCtgagcacagagctctctgaTCATATCCTCTTCCCATTCCCTGGCAGGAGCTATCTGTGGGATCTCCCACTGCATCTGAGTGCTGGGTAATCTGCTGTGTTCAAGCCACTTTACACTACCACACTGCATAATTTAAAGCAGGGTGATAGCTTGGGTTTAGCAAGCCCCATAAGGGAGGTTTCTTCACTGTTGCATCCTACCAGATTTGTGCTTGCAGCACAGAAGAGTATTACTCTTGGCAGGCACCAAATATAATTTCAGTGAGGGACAAAGAGGTATTTACAGACTCTTCCATAAAATTAAACTTCCAATCAGTTTTTTCAGGCACTTACCTTCCATTCCGAGGTAATAAAAGCAGTGCTAAAAGGCTGAATGAGTACAGGAGATTTGTGTCTAGCTCTATGCTTGAAAAACAAGAATGTAAAATGAAATGCACTGGGGGTTTTTTCCAGCTCCTGTTGAGGCTGCCTCTTCTGACCATTCATGTGACTGACCTCTTTTGTGTAATGTCAGATTCACCCAGTGGTACATGTGTCAGTAACCAAAGTACATCTGGGCAGAGGGGGAGGAAAAAGAGGGGATTTAAAATGTTGGCAAAAGAAAGTATCAGTGACTCAGGAAGGAAGGCTATTTACCATATATAGGAAATATAATTGCCTATTATTACAAGCTTTtgaagttaaaataatttcatttaaatactTGAGAGGTTTGAGAAATTAAAGTACAGCAGGCATAATATGATTTTAACATTATGCTGGGAATCATTTCATTCTTTACCgtggaagaaattttttcaCAATAAAGTTTTACTGCAATTTCCCTTCCAATTGTCAGTGTTTCCATAGCAAGTCCAGCAGCTGGAAGCTGATCCTTAGTGCTGGCTGCTAGATTTCTCTGGTTTTCTGTTCCTCTACTGTGTCTGTACTCAGTAAGGCCATGCTCTGGCTCTTCTggctgtccaggtccctctgggtcCCCTGGGAATGGTGCATCTGCAGTGTTCCTGTGCAAACATGTTGTCTTCTCAAACTacgcaaatattttttttcaaattcattCCCCTCAACCAAAATCCATTCCTCAGCCAAAATCCTACCCATAGCATGATGATTACCAGTTTGTGACTAAGAAGCATCCTTCCTTATGACTCTGCTTCATCTCCCTTCTTGCTGCCTAGTCAAGCTGTAAATGTATATGCTGCCCTGCAGGCATTCCTCCTTTGGATTAGAATGCCATTGGAGTGCCTGGCCTGGGAACGAGCCCCTCTGTCAGTCAAGCACAGAGACCTTCAGGACTCTCTATGAATTTATTATAAACCATTATTCATTTTTAAGTACAGCTTGTAAGTGGAGAGAGGGTCACCCCATCGCTTCCCTCCGCAGCAGCGCTGCTGAAggaggctggctctgccccTTTTCTCTGTTGCTGCACAAAGCTGAGCATCTTCTCAGTGGTACAACCTGAGGTGTCATATCTTGATCTCAATTTCTGCTCATGAAACAGTTCTTTGCATTCCCCACAAAGgatgacatcaggaaaatgaaCGAGGAGCCTGGGGATGGAGGTGGGTTACAGAGGTGCCTTATTAATTCAGAGGGTCAGCAATTCAAAAGACAGCAATAGCACAGGGACTAAAGCAAAGGCTGCTTCCTATTTATCTTCTTCACAGTGTGAAGTTTAGACAAATCTCCAGATGTGAGGAGGGGAATCTGAACACAAACATGTAGTGTTTATATGTTGCTCTTCCAGTCAGAAACCCACGGGGAAAGTAGTTTGGCAGCCACCTCAGGAATGAATGGATGAAGGATCATGGACCATGCTCAGTCCAGGCTTGAGTGTGGCTGCACTTGCtttatttctgctctgaagTTGTGTCTGTTTAGAGAACCTGCACCTTTTGGAGGTGCTGCACTGGTTTCATACTGTAAGAAAATGGGTTATTCTGGCTCTTTGAGCAATGCTCAGCAAACTTCCCTTTTCCCTTGCAGACCTCCTGGATCATGAACCTGCTGTTTCTCCCTTGCTCCCACGGAAGGAGAGGGTGGCCTTGGAGAGCAGTTTGAATGAAGATGAGCGGCTGCttccaaaagacaaaaagcacAACCTCTTCAGTGCCCTGatcaagaagaagaagaaaactgcCCCTACCCCTCCGAAACGGAGCAGCTCCTTCAGGGAGATGGACGGACACCCGGAGCGCAGGGCGGGCGGGGAGGAGGAGTGCAGGGATGCTGGCAACGGGGCTTTCATTGCCCCCCCTGCAGACACAGCTGACCCCTCCAAGTTCCAGAGCCCGAGCAATGGGGCTGGTGTCACCAACGGGGTTGTGGCTGGCAACTCTGGGTTCTTATCTCCCCACCTGCGGAAGAAGTCCAGCACGATGAGCAGCAGTCGAGGGGTGGCTGGTGAGGAGGAGAGCACTTCCAACTCCAGCAAGCGTTTCTTGAGGTCCTGCTCAGCCTCCTGCGTGCCCCATGGAGCCAAGGACACAGAGTGGAAATCCGTGACTCTGCCTCGGGATTTGCAGTCCACGGGACGCCAGTTTGATTCCTCCACTTTCGGGGGGCACAAGAGTGAGAAGCCAGCGCTGCCTCGGAAGCGGGCGAACGAGGGCAAGGGTGACATTGCTGTCAGGGGAACAGTGACCCCTCCTCCACGGCTGCTTAAGAAGAATGAAGAGACTGCTGATGATGTGTTCAAAGACGCAGAGTCgagccctggctccagccctcccACCCTGACGCCAAAACTTGGCCGTAGGCAGCCTGCTGCCCCTCCTTCCTCCAGCGGGCTCCACAAGGATGATGGAGTCAAATCCAGTGCCTTAGGTACCACTGTGATGATGGAGCAAGGTTCTGCTGCCAAACCCAACCCTGCTGGGTTCGTGGGGGCCAGCAAAGCTTCCTCTGAGGAGCCACGCCTGAGGAGGCTCAAGCAGACCTCGGAGTCGGCAGGGAAGGACAAAGGGAAGTTATCGAAGCTGAAACCAGCCCCTCCACTCCCACTGTCTTCATCCTCCATTGCCAAGCCTGGGAAGGTTTCTCACAGTCCCAGccatgaagcagcagcagatgtggtGTCTGGGCCGAAATCCAAACAGTTGACTCAGGTTGGagaggctgcaggcagtgatgcTGTCAAGCCAAACCAGTCAGGGGAAGGTGTGAAAAAGCTGGGGATCCCCTCTGTACCAAAGCCACAGTCCTCTacaaagctgctgctgagcacagcaacCCCAGCTGCCTCTTCCTCATCCCTACCCTCTGCCCCAGGCGGGGACCAGGCATCATCCACAGCCTTCATCCCCCTCATATCCACCAGGGTCTCTCTGAGGAAGACCCGGCAGCCCCCGGAGAGGATTGCCAGTGGCACCATCACCAAGGGGGTGGTGTTGGAAAGCACCGAGGCTCTACGGCTCGCCATCAGCAAGAACTCTGAGCAGATGGCCAGCCACAGCGCCGTCCTGGAGGCTGGCAAGAACCTCTACACCTTCTGCGTGAGCTACGTGGACTCCATTCAGCAGATGAGGAACAAATTTGCCTTTCGGGAGGCCATCAATAAGCTGGAGAACAACCTGAGGGAGCTGCAGATCTGCCCCGCCACCGCTGGCAGCGGCCCCGCGGCCACGCAGGACTTTAGCAAACTGCTCAGCTCTGTGAAAGAAATCAGCGACATTGTTCAGAGGTAGCAAGaaaccaggctgggaaacaAACGAGTGAATCAATCAATCACAATGGGCCAAAGCCAGCTGTGGAGAGAGTAACGTGTGGACTGATAAAGGAGAGGGGTGTTCGGGTAGGGCTGTGCCAAGGACGCAGACTGTGAACGGACACCCCAGCTCCaaagggcagggctgtgttcAGGAGGCACTTCCCACCCTCTGAACTCAGATTCCCTGTGTTTCATATACTTGTAATCGTCTTATCTGTGGAGTTCTTGCCTTGTG is a genomic window of Passer domesticus isolate bPasDom1 chromosome 18, bPasDom1.hap1, whole genome shotgun sequence containing:
- the ABL1 gene encoding tyrosine-protein kinase ABL1 isoform X1 → MGQQPGKVLGDQRRPSLPALHFIKGAGKKESSRHAGPHCNVFVEHGVSVKQCSIAGHDDTAWHERLPEALQRPVVSDFEPQGLSEAARWNSKENLLSCPSENDPHLFVALYDFVASGDNTLSITKGEKLRVLGYNHNGEWCEAQTKNGQGWVPSNYITPVNSLEKHSWYHGPVSRNAAEYLLSSGINGSFLVRESESSPGQRSISLRYEGRVYHYRINTASDGKLYVSSESRFNTLAELVHHHSTVADGLITTLHYPAPKRNKPTIYGVSPNYDKWEIERTDITMKHKLGGGQYGEVYEGVWKKYNLTVAVKTLKEDTMEVEEFLKEAAVMKEIKHPNLVQLLGVCTREPPFYIITEFMTYGNLLDYLRECNRQEVNAVVLLYMATQISSAMEYLEKKNFIHRDLAARNCLVGENHLVKVADFGLSRLMTGDTYTAHAGAKFPIKWTAPESLAYNKFSIKSDVWAFGVLLWEIATYGMSPYPGIDLSQVYELLEKDYRMERPEGCPEKVYELMRACWQWSPSDRPSFAEIHQAFETMFQESSISDEVEKELGKKGMRSVVSNFLQAPELPTKTRTSRRAAESKDANEGLETAHARGQGECDLLDHEPAVSPLLPRKERVALESSLNEDERLLPKDKKHNLFSALIKKKKKTAPTPPKRSSSFREMDGHPERRAGGEEECRDAGNGAFIAPPADTADPSKFQSPSNGAGVTNGVVAGNSGFLSPHLRKKSSTMSSSRGVAGEEESTSNSSKRFLRSCSASCVPHGAKDTEWKSVTLPRDLQSTGRQFDSSTFGGHKSEKPALPRKRANEGKGDIAVRGTVTPPPRLLKKNEETADDVFKDAESSPGSSPPTLTPKLGRRQPAAPPSSSGLHKDDGVKSSALGTTVMMEQGSAAKPNPAGFVGASKASSEEPRLRRLKQTSESAGKDKGKLSKLKPAPPLPLSSSSIAKPGKVSHSPSHEAAADVVSGPKSKQLTQVGEAAGSDAVKPNQSGEGVKKLGIPSVPKPQSSTKLLLSTATPAASSSSLPSAPGGDQASSTAFIPLISTRVSLRKTRQPPERIASGTITKGVVLESTEALRLAISKNSEQMASHSAVLEAGKNLYTFCVSYVDSIQQMRNKFAFREAINKLENNLRELQICPATAGSGPAATQDFSKLLSSVKEISDIVQR
- the ABL1 gene encoding tyrosine-protein kinase ABL1 isoform X2 — encoded protein: MGQQPGKVLGDQRRPSLPALHFIKGAGKKESSRHAGPHCNVFVEHEALQRPVVSDFEPQGLSEAARWNSKENLLSCPSENDPHLFVALYDFVASGDNTLSITKGEKLRVLGYNHNGEWCEAQTKNGQGWVPSNYITPVNSLEKHSWYHGPVSRNAAEYLLSSGINGSFLVRESESSPGQRSISLRYEGRVYHYRINTASDGKLYVSSESRFNTLAELVHHHSTVADGLITTLHYPAPKRNKPTIYGVSPNYDKWEIERTDITMKHKLGGGQYGEVYEGVWKKYNLTVAVKTLKEDTMEVEEFLKEAAVMKEIKHPNLVQLLGVCTREPPFYIITEFMTYGNLLDYLRECNRQEVNAVVLLYMATQISSAMEYLEKKNFIHRDLAARNCLVGENHLVKVADFGLSRLMTGDTYTAHAGAKFPIKWTAPESLAYNKFSIKSDVWAFGVLLWEIATYGMSPYPGIDLSQVYELLEKDYRMERPEGCPEKVYELMRACWQWSPSDRPSFAEIHQAFETMFQESSISDEVEKELGKKGMRSVVSNFLQAPELPTKTRTSRRAAESKDANEGLETAHARGQGECDLLDHEPAVSPLLPRKERVALESSLNEDERLLPKDKKHNLFSALIKKKKKTAPTPPKRSSSFREMDGHPERRAGGEEECRDAGNGAFIAPPADTADPSKFQSPSNGAGVTNGVVAGNSGFLSPHLRKKSSTMSSSRGVAGEEESTSNSSKRFLRSCSASCVPHGAKDTEWKSVTLPRDLQSTGRQFDSSTFGGHKSEKPALPRKRANEGKGDIAVRGTVTPPPRLLKKNEETADDVFKDAESSPGSSPPTLTPKLGRRQPAAPPSSSGLHKDDGVKSSALGTTVMMEQGSAAKPNPAGFVGASKASSEEPRLRRLKQTSESAGKDKGKLSKLKPAPPLPLSSSSIAKPGKVSHSPSHEAAADVVSGPKSKQLTQVGEAAGSDAVKPNQSGEGVKKLGIPSVPKPQSSTKLLLSTATPAASSSSLPSAPGGDQASSTAFIPLISTRVSLRKTRQPPERIASGTITKGVVLESTEALRLAISKNSEQMASHSAVLEAGKNLYTFCVSYVDSIQQMRNKFAFREAINKLENNLRELQICPATAGSGPAATQDFSKLLSSVKEISDIVQR
- the ABL1 gene encoding tyrosine-protein kinase ABL1 isoform X3 encodes the protein MKMLEICLKLVGCKSKKGLSSSSSCYLEEALQRPVVSDFEPQGLSEAARWNSKENLLSCPSENDPHLFVALYDFVASGDNTLSITKGEKLRVLGYNHNGEWCEAQTKNGQGWVPSNYITPVNSLEKHSWYHGPVSRNAAEYLLSSGINGSFLVRESESSPGQRSISLRYEGRVYHYRINTASDGKLYVSSESRFNTLAELVHHHSTVADGLITTLHYPAPKRNKPTIYGVSPNYDKWEIERTDITMKHKLGGGQYGEVYEGVWKKYNLTVAVKTLKEDTMEVEEFLKEAAVMKEIKHPNLVQLLGVCTREPPFYIITEFMTYGNLLDYLRECNRQEVNAVVLLYMATQISSAMEYLEKKNFIHRDLAARNCLVGENHLVKVADFGLSRLMTGDTYTAHAGAKFPIKWTAPESLAYNKFSIKSDVWAFGVLLWEIATYGMSPYPGIDLSQVYELLEKDYRMERPEGCPEKVYELMRACWQWSPSDRPSFAEIHQAFETMFQESSISDEVEKELGKKGMRSVVSNFLQAPELPTKTRTSRRAAESKDANEGLETAHARGQGECDLLDHEPAVSPLLPRKERVALESSLNEDERLLPKDKKHNLFSALIKKKKKTAPTPPKRSSSFREMDGHPERRAGGEEECRDAGNGAFIAPPADTADPSKFQSPSNGAGVTNGVVAGNSGFLSPHLRKKSSTMSSSRGVAGEEESTSNSSKRFLRSCSASCVPHGAKDTEWKSVTLPRDLQSTGRQFDSSTFGGHKSEKPALPRKRANEGKGDIAVRGTVTPPPRLLKKNEETADDVFKDAESSPGSSPPTLTPKLGRRQPAAPPSSSGLHKDDGVKSSALGTTVMMEQGSAAKPNPAGFVGASKASSEEPRLRRLKQTSESAGKDKGKLSKLKPAPPLPLSSSSIAKPGKVSHSPSHEAAADVVSGPKSKQLTQVGEAAGSDAVKPNQSGEGVKKLGIPSVPKPQSSTKLLLSTATPAASSSSLPSAPGGDQASSTAFIPLISTRVSLRKTRQPPERIASGTITKGVVLESTEALRLAISKNSEQMASHSAVLEAGKNLYTFCVSYVDSIQQMRNKFAFREAINKLENNLRELQICPATAGSGPAATQDFSKLLSSVKEISDIVQR